A window of the Aquimarina spinulae genome harbors these coding sequences:
- a CDS encoding Na(+)-translocating NADH-quinone reductase subunit A: protein MSKDIRIRKGLDIKLVGEAEKVTVDAIRSNVYAIRPDDFHGIVPKVVAKQGTEVKAGEPLFYSKSNEKMLFPSPISGEVIEIVRGAKRKILAFKILGDKEQKHADFGAKDVNSMSGDDIKTHLLASGCWPFIKQRPYDVIANPDITPKAIFVSGYTTAPLAADSDYVLEGKEKELQAAVTALSKLTEGKVHISVGKNGNSPLSGLENSTIHNVSGPHPAGNVSVQIAKIDPINKGETVWVVNPQDLVVIGELLLTGKFNAERTIALAGSSVKTPKYFKTKIGAEVSSVVYASGVHDEGNIRVISGDVLTGENVKPDGYLGYYHNTITVIPEGDDYELFGWNKPIFNKISPSRALTFSWLFPNKKYELTTNTNGEHRAFVVTGNYENVFPLDIYPLQLLKACVVNDLDAMEQLGMYEVAPEDFALTEFICVSKQPHQQIIREGLDLMLKEIG, encoded by the coding sequence ATGTCAAAAGACATTCGTATCAGAAAAGGCTTAGACATTAAGCTTGTTGGCGAAGCAGAGAAAGTTACTGTAGATGCCATAAGAAGTAATGTTTACGCAATTAGGCCTGACGATTTTCACGGTATAGTACCAAAGGTTGTTGCTAAACAAGGTACAGAAGTTAAAGCCGGCGAACCACTTTTTTATTCAAAATCTAATGAAAAAATGCTTTTTCCTTCTCCTATAAGCGGAGAGGTAATAGAGATTGTACGTGGTGCCAAAAGAAAGATTTTAGCTTTTAAGATTCTTGGAGACAAAGAACAGAAACATGCAGACTTTGGTGCAAAGGATGTGAATTCTATGAGTGGGGACGACATTAAAACCCACCTTTTAGCATCAGGTTGCTGGCCATTTATTAAACAACGCCCATATGATGTAATTGCTAATCCTGATATAACTCCAAAAGCTATTTTTGTTTCAGGATATACAACTGCTCCTTTGGCAGCAGATAGTGATTATGTATTAGAAGGAAAAGAAAAAGAACTTCAAGCTGCAGTTACTGCTTTAAGCAAATTAACTGAAGGTAAAGTGCATATTTCTGTTGGTAAAAATGGAAATTCACCACTATCTGGCCTAGAGAATAGTACAATTCATAATGTTTCGGGGCCTCACCCTGCAGGAAATGTGAGTGTACAAATAGCCAAAATAGATCCTATTAATAAAGGAGAAACAGTTTGGGTAGTAAATCCACAAGATCTAGTCGTTATTGGAGAATTGTTATTAACTGGGAAATTTAATGCAGAAAGAACCATAGCTTTGGCTGGGTCGTCTGTTAAAACTCCTAAATATTTTAAAACTAAAATCGGAGCCGAAGTATCGTCTGTAGTATATGCTTCTGGAGTACATGATGAAGGAAATATTAGAGTGATTAGCGGAGATGTACTTACCGGAGAAAATGTAAAACCAGATGGTTACCTTGGATATTATCATAATACCATAACAGTTATTCCCGAAGGAGATGATTATGAACTTTTTGGATGGAATAAACCTATTTTTAATAAGATTTCACCTTCTAGAGCACTTACTTTTTCCTGGTTGTTTCCTAACAAAAAGTATGAGCTTACCACCAATACAAATGGTGAACACAGAGCTTTTGTAGTTACAGGAAATTATGAAAATGTATTTCCACTAGATATTTATCCGCTACAATTACTTAAAGCATGTGTGGTAAATGACTTAGATGCAATGGAACAATTAGGAATGTATGAGGTAGCTCCAGAAGATTTTGCTCTTACAGAGTTTATATGTGTTTCTAAACAACCACATCAACAAATTATAAGAGAAGGGTTAGACTTAATGTTAAAAGAAATAGGATAG
- a CDS encoding NADH:ubiquinone reductase (Na(+)-transporting) subunit B — MGLKDKLHKLKLKYKDKKIAPAFNAIHTFLYLPNETTHSGAHVRGADDLKRTMNTVIMALVPCLIFGMFNAGYQHHLAAGEIEAVTNGFFSSGFWSLDNLTVGLWKVLPLVIISYGVGLAVEVLFAVIKKHEVEEGYLVTGMLVPLIVPVDTPLWMLAVAVIFGVVIGKEVFGGTGMNILNPALTIRAFLFFAYPTWMSGDKVWVHGAVERANEIAGGAELDAMSGETVLGALAQGKELTYSVSDMFLGFIPGSVGETSAILILLAGLFLIFTKIGSWRIMVSAVLGALVMGLIFNGVVSAEWINEGSKFYSLMSTEFWHHLIIGGFAFGVVFMATDPVTASQTNKGKWIYGFLIGFISILIRVFNPAYPEGVMLAILLMNVFAPTIDHYVVQGNIKKRMKRLKLKTA, encoded by the coding sequence ATGGGATTAAAAGATAAATTACATAAACTAAAACTTAAGTATAAAGACAAAAAGATTGCCCCTGCATTTAATGCAATTCATACGTTTTTATATTTACCTAATGAGACCACACATTCTGGTGCTCATGTTCGTGGTGCAGATGATTTGAAACGTACCATGAATACTGTAATCATGGCTTTAGTACCATGTTTGATATTTGGAATGTTTAATGCTGGATATCAGCATCACTTAGCAGCAGGAGAGATAGAAGCCGTAACTAATGGTTTTTTTAGTTCAGGGTTTTGGTCTTTGGATAATCTTACAGTAGGATTATGGAAAGTATTACCACTAGTAATTATTTCTTATGGAGTAGGACTTGCTGTAGAAGTTTTGTTTGCAGTTATTAAAAAACATGAAGTAGAAGAAGGATATCTTGTAACAGGGATGCTAGTTCCTTTAATTGTACCGGTAGATACTCCATTATGGATGTTAGCTGTTGCAGTTATTTTTGGAGTTGTGATTGGTAAAGAAGTATTTGGAGGAACAGGGATGAATATTCTAAACCCTGCCCTTACCATTAGAGCATTCTTATTCTTTGCATATCCAACCTGGATGTCGGGTGATAAGGTATGGGTGCATGGTGCAGTAGAAAGAGCAAACGAAATAGCAGGAGGAGCAGAACTTGATGCAATGTCTGGAGAAACTGTTCTAGGTGCTTTAGCTCAAGGAAAAGAACTTACCTATTCAGTTTCGGATATGTTTTTAGGATTTATACCAGGTTCGGTAGGAGAGACCTCTGCAATATTAATTTTGTTAGCCGGGTTATTCTTAATCTTTACAAAGATAGGAAGCTGGAGAATTATGGTAAGTGCCGTATTAGGTGCTTTGGTAATGGGATTAATCTTTAATGGAGTAGTAAGTGCAGAATGGATTAATGAAGGAAGTAAGTTTTATAGCCTTATGAGTACAGAATTCTGGCATCATTTAATTATTGGTGGATTTGCTTTTGGGGTTGTTTTTATGGCAACCGATCCGGTAACAGCATCGCAAACTAATAAAGGAAAATGGATTTATGGATTCCTGATTGGATTTATCTCAATACTTATTCGAGTGTTTAATCCTGCATATCCAGAAGGAGTAATGCTAGCAATTCTATTAATGAACGTATTTGCTCCAACTATTGATCACTATGTGGTTCAGGGTAATATCAAGAAAAGAATGAAACGTTTAAAACTAAAAACGGCTTAA
- a CDS encoding Na(+)-translocating NADH-quinone reductase subunit C — protein sequence MAMNTDKNSYTIIFAIAMVVVVGSLLAFTASSLKGRIDANKRTEKQQNILFAMGIADTEDPNEFVPAEKAQELFDKYVGDEQYIITGSSAEKTSDAFSIEVKKENDKVKQDPNYERKLPLFIGKKDGEEFYVVPMRGNGLWDAIWGYVSLDKEFKTVKGAFFDHKGETPGLGANIKEAYFRDDFIGESILDASGNYKGITVKKGNADPKNEDKSDNEVDAMAGATITGDGVTAMVKKGIKMYQPYFETLKK from the coding sequence ATGGCGATGAATACAGATAAAAATTCATACACGATCATATTTGCCATTGCAATGGTAGTTGTGGTTGGTTCATTATTGGCATTTACTGCATCTTCATTGAAAGGAAGAATAGATGCTAATAAGCGTACAGAAAAACAGCAGAATATTTTGTTTGCAATGGGTATTGCAGATACCGAAGATCCTAATGAATTTGTGCCTGCAGAAAAAGCACAGGAGTTGTTCGATAAATATGTTGGTGATGAGCAATATATCATTACTGGTAGTTCTGCAGAGAAAACAAGTGATGCTTTTAGTATAGAAGTGAAAAAGGAAAATGATAAAGTAAAGCAGGATCCTAATTATGAAAGAAAACTTCCTTTGTTTATAGGTAAGAAAGACGGAGAAGAGTTTTATGTAGTTCCTATGAGGGGTAATGGTCTTTGGGATGCAATTTGGGGTTATGTCTCTTTAGATAAAGAGTTTAAAACCGTAAAAGGAGCATTTTTTGACCATAAAGGAGAAACTCCAGGATTAGGAGCTAATATTAAAGAAGCGTATTTTAGAGATGATTTTATAGGAGAAAGTATATTAGATGCATCTGGAAACTATAAAGGAATTACTGTAAAAAAAGGAAATGCAGATCCTAAAAATGAAGATAAAAGTGATAATGAAGTAGATGCCATGGCAGGAGCAACAATAACAGGAGATGGTGTTACAGCAATGGTAAAGAAGGGAATAAAGATGTATCAACCTTATTTCGAAACTTTAAAAAAATAA
- a CDS encoding NADH:ubiquinone reductase (Na(+)-transporting) subunit D, translating to MAEVTEEKVKVKEPKEPLFSKKNKKLLTDPLADNNPITIQVLGICSALAITAQLKPSIVMAISVIFVLGIGNVVISLMRNIIPSKIRIIVQLVVVAALVIIVDQVLKAFAYTLSKELSVFIGLIITNCIIMGRFEAFALGNGPWKSFLDGIGNAAGYGVLLIIVAFFRELLGSGTLFGAKVLGDPIEKTGLYALGYENNGFMVLAPMALITVGIIIWIQRSRNKALIEDH from the coding sequence ATGGCTGAAGTAACAGAAGAAAAAGTTAAAGTAAAAGAGCCTAAAGAGCCTTTGTTTTCAAAGAAAAACAAGAAATTACTAACAGACCCTCTTGCCGATAATAACCCAATTACTATTCAGGTATTAGGAATATGTTCTGCTTTGGCGATTACTGCACAATTGAAACCTTCAATTGTAATGGCAATTTCGGTAATCTTTGTATTAGGAATAGGTAATGTGGTTATTTCTTTGATGAGAAATATCATCCCTTCAAAAATTAGAATTATTGTTCAGCTAGTAGTAGTGGCAGCTTTGGTGATCATAGTAGATCAAGTCCTTAAAGCATTTGCCTATACCTTAAGTAAAGAACTTTCTGTATTTATAGGATTGATTATTACCAATTGTATTATCATGGGACGTTTTGAAGCATTTGCTTTGGGTAACGGGCCTTGGAAATCTTTTCTTGATGGAATTGGTAATGCAGCCGGTTATGGAGTGCTATTGATTATAGTAGCTTTCTTTAGAGAGTTATTAGGATCAGGTACCTTGTTTGGTGCTAAAGTATTAGGAGATCCTATAGAAAAAACAGGATTATATGCTTTGGGATATGAAAATAATGGATTTATGGTATTGGCCCCAATGGCATTAATTACAGTAGGAATCATTATCTGGATTCAAAGAAGTAGAAATAAAGCATTAATAGAAGATCATTAA
- the nqrE gene encoding NADH:ubiquinone reductase (Na(+)-transporting) subunit E: MEYLELFLKSIFIDNMVFAFFLGMCSYLAVSKKVSTAVGLGAAVIFVLAITVPLNFLLDKYILREGALVWLGPEYADYDLSFLTFILFIATIATMVQLVEIIVEKFSPSLYNSLGIFLPLIAVNCAILGGSLFMQQKEFATISHAAVYGIGSGIGWFLAILAIAAIREKIRYSNVPAPLRGLGITFILTGLMAIGFMSFGGMLTGGDEEEKKEPKAVQVEKKETTKEVAENTNVTILK, from the coding sequence ATGGAATATTTAGAATTATTTTTAAAATCGATCTTCATAGATAATATGGTATTTGCATTCTTCTTAGGGATGTGTTCATACCTTGCTGTATCTAAAAAAGTGTCTACTGCAGTAGGACTAGGTGCTGCAGTAATATTTGTATTGGCAATTACAGTCCCATTAAACTTTTTATTAGATAAGTATATTCTTAGAGAAGGTGCTCTAGTATGGTTAGGACCAGAATATGCAGATTATGACTTAAGTTTTTTAACCTTTATATTGTTTATTGCTACGATTGCAACTATGGTACAATTGGTAGAGATAATAGTTGAGAAATTTTCACCATCATTATATAATTCTTTAGGTATATTTTTACCATTAATTGCAGTAAACTGTGCAATTCTTGGAGGATCATTATTTATGCAACAAAAAGAATTTGCAACGATTTCCCATGCAGCCGTATATGGTATAGGATCTGGTATAGGATGGTTTTTAGCTATTCTTGCTATCGCAGCAATCCGTGAAAAAATTAGATACTCTAATGTACCAGCTCCTTTACGAGGATTAGGAATTACATTTATTCTTACAGGATTAATGGCAATTGGTTTTATGAGTTTCGGAGGAATGTTAACAGGAGGGGATGAAGAAGAAAAGAAAGAACCTAAAGCTGTTCAGGTTGAAAAAAAAGAGACTACAAAAGAAGTAGCCGAAAATACTAACGTTACAATACTTAAATAA
- the nqrF gene encoding NADH:ubiquinone reductase (Na(+)-transporting) subunit F encodes MIFLASTGGTIAITIISFLVLILVLVGILLFAKDKLLPSGPVKITINGEKEIEVASGGTLLSTLGAQKIFLPSACGGGGTCIQCECHVLEGGGEALPTETPHFSRKELQHGARLACQVKVKQNMNIEVPEEVFGIKKWEAEVVRNYNVASFIKEFVVRIPEDMGYKAGGYIQIEIPQCEIKYSDIDITAHPEEHETPDKFQAEWDKFGLWPLVMKNDETVERAYSMASYPAEGREIMLNVRIATPPWDRSENGWMDVNPGVASSYIFAQKPGDKVVISGPYGEFFINESESEMLYVGGGAGMAPMRSHLYHLFKTLETGRKVTYWYGGRSKRELFYLDHFYDLEKNFPNFKFYLALSEPLEEDNWKVKSDIDAEGDGFVGFIHNCVIDNYLNHHESPEDIELYFCGPPLMNKAVQKMGEDFGIPDEHIRFDDFGG; translated from the coding sequence ATGATATTTTTAGCATCTACCGGTGGAACAATTGCGATAACCATTATTTCGTTTTTGGTGCTGATTCTTGTTTTAGTTGGAATCTTATTATTTGCAAAAGATAAGTTACTACCATCTGGACCAGTAAAAATAACCATTAATGGCGAAAAAGAAATTGAAGTAGCTTCGGGAGGTACATTACTATCTACTTTAGGAGCTCAAAAAATATTTTTACCATCTGCATGTGGTGGTGGTGGAACTTGCATTCAGTGCGAATGTCACGTGCTAGAAGGTGGAGGAGAAGCGTTGCCAACAGAAACTCCGCATTTCTCTCGTAAAGAGTTACAACATGGAGCACGTTTAGCTTGCCAGGTTAAGGTGAAACAAAATATGAATATCGAAGTTCCGGAAGAAGTATTCGGAATTAAGAAATGGGAAGCCGAGGTTGTACGTAATTATAACGTAGCGTCTTTTATCAAAGAATTTGTGGTTCGTATTCCCGAGGATATGGGGTATAAAGCAGGAGGATATATTCAGATTGAAATTCCACAATGTGAGATTAAATATTCTGATATAGATATCACTGCTCACCCAGAAGAACATGAAACTCCAGATAAGTTTCAGGCAGAATGGGATAAATTTGGTCTATGGCCATTAGTAATGAAGAATGATGAAACTGTAGAGCGTGCTTATTCTATGGCCTCTTATCCTGCAGAAGGAAGAGAGATTATGCTTAATGTACGTATTGCTACACCACCATGGGATCGATCTGAAAATGGATGGATGGATGTAAACCCAGGAGTTGCTTCATCTTATATCTTTGCTCAAAAACCAGGTGATAAAGTAGTTATTTCTGGCCCTTACGGAGAATTCTTTATCAATGAATCAGAGTCAGAGATGCTTTACGTTGGAGGAGGAGCAGGTATGGCACCAATGCGTTCTCACTTGTATCATCTATTCAAAACTTTAGAAACTGGTCGTAAAGTAACATATTGGTACGGTGGTCGTTCTAAACGAGAATTGTTCTACTTAGATCATTTCTATGACTTAGAGAAAAACTTTCCTAACTTTAAATTTTACCTTGCATTATCAGAACCATTAGAAGAAGATAATTGGAAAGTTAAAAGTGATATCGATGCCGAAGGAGATGGATTTGTAGGATTTATACATAACTGTGTAATCGATAACTACCTAAATCATCATGAATCTCCAGAAGATATAGAACTATACTTTTGTGGGCCACCATTAATGAATAAGGCAGTACAGAAAATGGGAGAAGATTTTGGTATCCCAGACGAACATATTAGGTTCGATGATTTTGGAGGATAA
- a CDS encoding LytR/AlgR family response regulator transcription factor — MRSRITLISAFSIVNLLIGRLFQESLQIVCFSELIAVAVSSFIFWNLAMPQIKCTIRYWNLFTTPRHILAHSGMAIFTSVLNILVSQALILFLMLYVYQCTSPSFSFINASLTNNIALNLLCYFSLVFYSMQRNLKKEAPRESNVPTPSNSNTNFISLTYGNTKKIIPIEDIKFIEASNNCIVFNTNEGRFVRYQSLKTFLNEYNGTDFKRVHRSYAVNIKYVNCIQKNKNGDGIITLTDNKKIKLSRTYRSSLVM, encoded by the coding sequence ATGAGGTCAAGGATTACTTTAATTTCGGCTTTTTCAATAGTAAACCTGTTAATAGGAAGGTTATTTCAGGAAAGTCTGCAAATTGTTTGTTTTTCAGAACTTATTGCCGTTGCAGTTTCCAGCTTTATATTTTGGAACCTAGCCATGCCTCAAATAAAATGTACCATTCGATATTGGAATCTATTTACAACTCCTAGGCATATATTGGCCCATAGTGGCATGGCAATTTTTACAAGTGTTTTAAATATATTGGTAAGTCAGGCTTTAATTTTGTTTCTGATGCTATATGTGTATCAATGTACTTCGCCAAGCTTCAGTTTTATAAATGCAAGCTTAACCAATAATATAGCTTTAAATCTTCTGTGTTATTTTTCATTGGTGTTTTATAGTATGCAGAGAAATCTTAAAAAAGAGGCTCCTAGAGAAAGTAATGTGCCAACGCCATCTAATTCGAATACTAATTTTATAAGTTTAACTTATGGAAATACAAAAAAGATCATTCCGATCGAGGATATAAAATTTATAGAGGCATCGAATAATTGTATAGTTTTTAATACTAATGAAGGGAGATTTGTTAGATATCAAAGCCTGAAAACATTTTTGAACGAGTATAATGGTACTGATTTTAAACGAGTACATCGATCATATGCGGTAAACATTAAATATGTTAACTGTATTCAAAAAAATAAAAACGGAGATGGTATTATTACACTTACAGATAATAAAAAAATTAAACTTAGTAGAACTTACCGATCATCGTTGGTGATGTAG
- a CDS encoding DUF5916 domain-containing protein encodes MIRIVLICCSILCCSYSFGQENTEIIIKKTNSKIILDGYVNDEEWKGNHTFLFHEFTPNWNQKDSLTTVQITFDDSFIYLGVDAKEPEPDKIINRNLLRDGWYGDDFIAFGIDPNQTKKNALVFSIYPSGGRYDMSISNDGIPLGDSTFNPSYDMIWEGKTQITEKGWSAEYRIPISNLRFVKKENQIKAGISVVRTQNHRNRSVRILPLPPQNIPNATETPSLYQPIVFDGLNPRKQLQITPYALGSVGSSYSFDSDEYRKQNDNNIEAGIDVRYGITPKLTLDISVNTDFAQVEIDDQIVNINNRVNIFLPEKRKFFQEQAGLFDFNAGVLSQLFYSRTIGINSGRLTPIIGGVRLTGQVRNADVGFLSLQTEGVNLGDEGSISSENFSVLRFRNKVLNDKSFVGFMATNRLRKDYFNTAIGFDGVFSLPKSLYFIPSVSTTVEKDTNDYDLAENSRVSLLLDKRKQDGLFYRAAYEFSGKQYNPGMGFLLREKHHNFYGSLNYGNYNSNKDEALFQYTRWTLMNSDLYYTTDFSKVITWYNRSFWTGRLFNGDSFTVFGQLQYENLEKPIRFTNTLEAPIGDYMFYYFGASYSPGNQRNIQFPIAIEYGTFYEGTNLKLEIKPTINFGKHFNIESSWKANHIVFDKQNTEEWIHVIQTKLNWAYNLHLSGSVIGQYNSVSDQFLTSARLRYNVKDGHDIYLVYNQDYNIDRQLTTPNLPEYNNQIFTIKYLYTFFK; translated from the coding sequence ATGATAAGAATTGTATTAATATGTTGTAGCATTTTATGCTGCTCATATTCTTTTGGTCAGGAAAATACAGAAATCATAATCAAAAAGACGAATAGCAAAATTATATTAGATGGATATGTTAATGATGAAGAATGGAAAGGAAATCATACTTTTTTATTTCATGAGTTTACTCCAAATTGGAATCAAAAGGACAGTTTAACGACAGTACAAATAACTTTTGATGACAGTTTTATATATCTAGGAGTAGATGCCAAAGAACCAGAGCCAGATAAAATAATTAATAGAAATTTACTTAGAGATGGATGGTATGGTGACGATTTTATTGCTTTTGGGATAGACCCTAATCAAACCAAAAAGAATGCTTTGGTGTTTAGTATATATCCTTCTGGGGGTCGGTATGATATGTCTATCTCTAATGATGGAATTCCTTTGGGAGACTCTACGTTTAATCCATCTTATGATATGATATGGGAGGGGAAAACTCAAATTACAGAAAAAGGCTGGTCTGCAGAGTATAGGATTCCTATTTCAAATTTAAGATTTGTAAAAAAAGAAAATCAAATAAAAGCAGGAATATCTGTAGTTAGAACGCAAAATCACCGTAACAGAAGTGTAAGAATATTACCATTACCACCACAAAATATTCCAAATGCTACAGAAACACCATCATTATATCAACCGATAGTTTTTGATGGCTTAAACCCAAGAAAACAATTGCAAATAACACCCTATGCGCTAGGTTCTGTTGGGAGTTCTTATAGTTTTGATAGTGATGAGTATCGAAAACAAAATGATAATAATATAGAAGCTGGTATTGATGTACGGTATGGTATTACACCAAAACTTACTTTAGATATTAGCGTTAATACAGATTTTGCTCAAGTAGAAATTGATGATCAAATCGTTAATATTAATAATAGAGTAAATATTTTTTTACCAGAAAAACGAAAATTTTTCCAAGAACAAGCGGGGTTGTTTGATTTTAATGCCGGTGTACTGTCACAATTGTTTTATAGTAGAACTATAGGTATCAATAGCGGAAGGCTAACTCCAATAATTGGAGGAGTACGGTTAACGGGACAGGTCAGAAATGCTGATGTTGGATTTCTTTCATTACAAACTGAAGGAGTGAATTTGGGTGATGAAGGTAGTATATCATCAGAGAACTTTAGTGTATTACGATTTAGGAATAAAGTGCTTAATGATAAGTCTTTTGTAGGTTTTATGGCTACCAATCGTTTGAGAAAGGATTATTTTAATACTGCAATAGGTTTTGATGGTGTATTTAGCTTGCCTAAAAGTCTATATTTTATTCCATCAGTATCGACTACTGTCGAGAAAGACACTAATGATTATGATTTGGCCGAAAATTCCAGAGTTTCATTATTATTAGATAAACGTAAACAAGATGGATTGTTTTATAGAGCAGCATATGAGTTTTCTGGTAAGCAATATAATCCGGGAATGGGGTTTTTATTACGAGAAAAACACCATAATTTTTATGGGAGTTTAAATTATGGAAATTACAATAGTAACAAAGATGAAGCTTTGTTTCAGTATACAAGATGGACTCTGATGAATTCGGATTTATATTATACCACAGATTTTTCAAAGGTTATTACATGGTATAATAGGAGTTTTTGGACAGGAAGATTGTTTAACGGAGATAGTTTTACTGTTTTTGGACAATTACAGTATGAAAATTTAGAAAAACCTATACGTTTCACAAATACGCTCGAAGCTCCTATTGGGGATTATATGTTTTATTATTTTGGAGCTTCCTACTCTCCGGGAAACCAGCGTAATATTCAATTTCCTATCGCTATAGAATACGGTACGTTTTATGAAGGAACCAACTTGAAATTAGAAATCAAACCAACCATAAATTTTGGAAAACACTTCAATATAGAATCTTCCTGGAAAGCAAATCATATCGTATTTGATAAACAAAATACAGAAGAATGGATACATGTTATACAGACAAAACTTAATTGGGCATATAATCTTCATCTTTCTGGTAGTGTAATAGGCCAATATAATTCGGTTTCTGATCAATTTCTTACAAGTGCCCGATTGCGCTACAATGTTAAGGATGGTCATGATATATACCTGGTTTATAATCAGGATTACAACATAGACAGGCAGTTAACAACCCCAAACTTACCAGAATACAATAATCAGATATTTACCATTAAATATTTATATACCTTTTTTAAATAA